CTCGCGGACACCACCCGGGTGGTGCTCCACGACGTGGTGCGCGTCCTCGCCGCGTGGCGCGAGGTCGACAAGACCCTGAGCGGCTCGGTGGACCTCTCCCTGCTCTCCGCGGTGGCCGACATGAAGGCGCAGGTCGGCCGGCTGGTGCACCGCGGCTTCGTCTCCGAGGCGGGTACGACGCAGCTGCGGCAGCTGCCGCGCTACCTCGCCGCCGTCGCGGACCGCCGGGCCCGGCTGACCACCGGCGGCGGGGCCGCCCGGGACCGCCGGCTGATGGACCAGGTCGGCGCGCTGCAGGAGGCGTACCTGCACCGCATCGCCGCGCTGCCCGACGGGCGGCTGCCGAGCGCGGCGCTGGTGCAGGTGCGGTGGATGCTCGAGGAGTACCGCGTCAGCCTCTGGGCGCAGACCCGCGGCACGGCGTACCCGATCTCCGACACTCGGATCCGCAAGGCGCTCGACGCGGCCTGAGCCGTCGGCGCACCTCTCGGGCCGTTCGGCCGGGGTGGCGCAGGGCGGCGCGGGCGTACTGTGACGCCAGGGGCGCCTTCTCGGGCCCCGGTGGCGTCGCACCACCGGGGTGCCCGCAGGAGAAGGAGACAGCGTGAACCAGATGAGCCTCGGCGTGATGGCGCGCTCCCGCAAGGAGAACGAGCACCGGCTCGCGCTGCACCCGCGGCACCTGTCGCGGATCCCCGCCGACCTGCGGGGGAGCGTCTACCTCGAGCGCGGCTACGGAGACCGGTTCGGGATGGCCGACGAGCAGCTGAAGGGCTGGGTCGCCGGCTTCAGGTCGCGCGAGCAGCTCATCGAGGAGTGCGACATCATCCTGCAGCCGAAGCCGCTGCTCAGCGACATCGCCGAGCTGCGCGTCGGCCAGGTCCTGTGGGGGTGGCCGCACTGCGTGCAGGACGAGGAGCTGACCCAGGTCGCGATCGACCGCAAGCTCACGCTGATCGCGTTCGAGGCGATGAACTACTGGAACAGTGACGGGTCCTTCAGCCTGCACGTGTTCCACAAGAACAACGAGCTCGCCGGCTACTGCTCGGTGCTGCACGCGCTGCAGCTGGCCGGGGCCACCGGCGACTACGGTCGCAAGCTCCGCGCCGTGGTGATCGGGTTCGGCGCGACCGCCCGCGGCGCGGTGACGGCGCTCAACGCCCTGGGCGTGCACGACGTCGACGTGCTGACCCACCGGGGAGCCTCGGCCGTGGCCGCCCCGATCCACTCCGCGCGCCTGGTGCACTTCGACGACGCGACCGCCTCGCGCCCGAGCTTCGCGGTCACCGAGAAGGGCACGGTGCCCCTGGCCGGGTTCCTCGCCGAGCACGACCTCATCGTCAACTGCGTGCTCCAGGACACCGATGCGCCGCTGATGTTCATGACCGACGACGACCTGGCGCACATGACCCCGGGCACGCTGGTGGTCGACGTCTCCTGCGACGAGGCGATGGGGTTCAGCTGGGCCCGACCGACGTCCTTCAACGACCCCACCTTCGTGGTCGGGGACAACGTGCTCTACTACGCCGTCGACCACAGCCCGTCGTACCTGTGGAACTCCGCGACCTGGGAGAACAGCGAGGCGCTGCTGCCGTTCCTGCCGAAGGTCCTCGCCGGAGCCCAGGCGTGGGACGCCGACCCGACGATCCGGCGGGCCATCGAGATCCGCGACGGGATCATCCAGAACCCCGCGATCCTGTCCTTCCAGAATCGCGCGCCCACGCACCCGCACTGGCCGTTGGCGACCTAGTCGTCGCCCCCGCGCGAGCGGGGCCTACGGGAGCGCGGGACCAGGGGCGGGACCGCGAACGAGGCCCACACCGACTTGTCGCTCCGGGTCCCCGGCAGCACGCCCCAGGCGCTGCTGAACCTCTCGATGACGGCGAGGCCGCGACCGCCGGTGTCGTCCTGGTGGGCGGTCCGGGCGCACGGGGCCGTGGGGGACTCGTCGTGGACGGCCACCCGGACCTGGCTGGCGAGCTCCTCGATGGTGACGGTGAGCGGTGTCCCGGCATGCACGATCGCGTTCGTCACCAGCTCGCTCACCACGAGACGGACGGCGTCCTGGAGCTGGGGGAGATGGTGCTCGGTGAGCCGGACGCTCACGAAGTCGCGCGCCCGGGGGGCGCTGAGGGGCACCGGCGGGAAGCACGCGGTGTCGGACCAGAGAACGCTCGACGTCATACCGCCTCCTGGCGGTGGGGGTCCGGTCCTCGGCTGAGGGCCGGGCGGTGCGTTCGTTCGTTCGTTCGTCCCTGACACCGTGCCCGAACCGTCGCCGACTATGCGTGTTTTCCGGTGTGTCCCGGATATGGCGGTGGTTCGGGAGGGTTCACACCGGGAGCTCGACCCCGCGGTCGCGGGCGGCGGCCACCACCTGGTCGAAGACCGCCCGCTCCATCGCGGCGCCCTCGCGGCGGACCTCGTCCTCGGCGAGCATCAGCAGCCGGTCGAGGCGGACCTCGCTGTCGCGGCCCTCGGCGTCCCAGCCGCCGGTGCCGACGTCCATCCAGTAGCGGCCGTAGCGGGCCTCGTCCTCGGCGTCCCGGTCGTGGTCCTTGCTGGTGAGGTAGAGGCAGGCCAGCGTGGCGCCCCGACGGGCCAGCACCAGCACCGGACGGTCCTTGCCCTGGGCCGGGTCGTCCTCGTAGGGCACCCAGGCCCAGACCACCTCGCCGGGATCCGGCTCGCCGTCGATCTCGGGGGAGTACGTCGTCATGGCGCCCACCCTGGCACACGGCGCGGACGCCCCCGGAGGGTCACGCTCACCGCGGCCGCACGGTGAGGCTCTGCGCCAGGGTGCCGACCGGACCGTCCTGGTCGTGGAGCACGCTGCTGGTCAGGCCCAGCCCGGCGGGTCCGAAGGAGACCGTCGTGTCGAAGCCGAGCCAGTCCCCGCGCGGTGCGGTGAACAGGTGCGCGGTGAGGTCCACGTTGGGGAACGCCACCTCGCCGGGGTCGGCCCGCACGGTCATCCCGTTGGCGATGTCGAGCAGCCCGGCCATCCGGGCGAGGTCGCTGACCGGCTCGTCGCGGACCAGGGGGGTGGAGCTCCGCACCCAGAACGACGCGCGTCCCGGCTCGCTCTGCCGGCGGCGTACCTGCGCCGAGGCGATGAAGCCGCCCGGCCAGACGTCGGTGGGGTCCCAGGGCTCCATCTCGTCGGGCGGCGCCAGCGGCGGGAAGGAGGTGGCCGCGACCGGCCGGGTGTCCGCCGCCTGCATGAGCCAGGCCCGCAGCAGCACGACGTCGCGGCCGGCGTGGCTCATCGTCGCCTCGACCAGCTCGATGGTCCGGCCCGGCCGGCGGACCCGGACCGCGACGTCGACGATGCCGACGGGCACGGTGCCGAGGATGTCGAAGGACAGCCGTCCCACCCCGAGGTGGTCGCTGCCCCGGCTGCCGCGGTCGAGCTCGACCGCGTGCACCAGCAGGCCCAGCGCAGGCGCGATGTGCTGGTCGACCGGGTCCCACGCGCCGCTCACGTGCCGGGTCGCGCGGAACCGCGTGCGGTCGACGCGCTCGAAGTAGGCCATGTGGAGCAGCTCCCGGGATCTCAGTCGGTCGGTGGCCGGCGCCGCAGCGCCTTGGTGGCGCCGCGCTGCTTCTTGCCCGCCAGCCGGCGCTCCTTGGCCCCGCGCGACGGCTTGGTGGCCCGCCTGCGCGGCGGCGGGGGAGCGGTCACCTCGGTGAGCAGCTCGGCCAGCCGGGCCCGGGCCGCCTCGCGGTTGCGGTGCTGGGAGCGGTACTCCGACGCGGTGACGGTGAGCACGCCGTCCACGAGCCGCCTGCCGAGTCGGGCGGCGGCCCGCTCGCGCAGGTGCTCGGGCAGGCCGGAACCGGCCAGCTCCAGGCTCAGCTCGACGCGGGAGTCGGTGGTGTTGACCGACTGGCCACCGGGTCCGCTGGAGCGGCTGAACCGCCAGCTCAGCGCCTCGTCGGGGACCTCGACGCCGCGGACCACGAGGCCGCTCACCGGCGGGCTCCGCGGCAGGGCTGGGCAGGAAACTGGAAAGAGGTGGTGCGCCGGACCGGGAGCGCCTCACGGCGCGTGGCCGCTCGTAGCGGCTTCTGTTGGGACCCGGGGCTGCCGCGGTCCGGCGCACCGCCCACTCTACTAGCCCGGGAGCCGTGGCCAAGGGAGAACGGCATGCTCAGCCGAGCTCGCCGCTGCGCTCGAGCCGCGCCGCCGCCTCGAGCTGCTCGGCCATCGTGACCAGCTTGGCGGCGGAGAGGTCCGAGGCGTACGGCGTCGGGGCGTGGGTCGCGCCCACCCGGGCCCGGCCGGCCGCGACCACCCGGGCGAAGGCGGCCGCCCGCCAGAGGGTGTCCTCGAAGTCGCCGTGCACGACGCCGCGCAGCACCGCGTCCACCAGCAGGCGCACCTCGTCGGGGCCCGGCGGGTCGATCACCCCGGCGACCACCTCGTGCACGGGGGTCTGCCCGCGACCGGCCTCGAACTCCCGGGCCGCGGCCACCGGGTCGGCGTACACCCAGGTGCGCAGCAGGTAGAGCCGCCATAGGCAGCCGGCCAGCGAGCCGGCCGGGGAGCCCGACCAGAGGTCCGCCAGCGTGTCCAGGCCCTCGGTCTCGGCGAGCCGGACGACGCGCGCGACTACGGCCTCGTCCTCGGAGCCGTGGGTGCCGCGGACCAGCAGGGTCGCGCACCGGTCGGCCGCGGTCGACCGCTCGGCGGGGTCGGCGCCGTCGGTCATCGCCTCGAAGTGCCGGGCGCCCGGCAGCGCGGGCCGGTGCGGGCGTGGTGTCTCGGACATCCGGACCAGACTAGGACGAGACCCGGGACGTGCGCACGAGCAGGTGTCAGGCCACCCGTGCAGCGGCCCGGCGGACCGCCTCGACCATCGGCTCCTGCCCGGCCGGGTAGTCGTAGGAGGGGCCGTAGAGGGCCATCTCCAGGACCACCACCCGGCGACCGACGAGGGCGAGGCCCTGGGCGTCGTGGGCCATCACGTCCGGCTCGTCGCCGATCGGGCCGTAGGTGAGGAGGAACCAGCCGGCGCTCCCCCGGGGGACGCTGACCTGCTGGACCGCTCCGACGTCGGCACGCGGATAGTCGCCGAGGCGTTGCGCGCAGCTGTCGTGCCAGGCCAGCAGCGTCTGGTAGGCGCGCCACGCGGTCTTGGGGTCGGCGAACTCGGCGACCAGCTCGGAGGCGGTGCTCACCGAGCCCGTCGGTGGCTCGTAGCTGCGGTGCCGGACGTCGAGCGCGCCGATCGAGGTCAGCGGCACCTTGTGGCAGGTGCCCGCGAGCTCCCGCGGCTCGCTGGCACGGGTGCGCCCGGCGGTCCAGAAGAACTCGTCGTTGAAGCCGGGCAGCTGCGGGGCGGGCAGCAGCAGGTCGACGGGGGCGGCGGCCGGCGGCACGCTCGCTGGCGGGGGCGGGGTCGCCACGGCCGCGGCGCTGCTGGTCGGCGCCGCGGGGCTGCTCGACGCCACCGGGGGCTCCGCGGTCCGGGAGGCCGCCGCGGACTCCTCGGGGCTGGTGGCAGGCGTCGGCTCCCGGGTGGTGCCGGTCCCCTCGGTGCTGATCTCGACCGAGGCGGCGTCGCAGCCGGCGACGGCGGTCACCGCACCGAGCAGGAGGGCCGGGAGGAGGATGCGAGCCGATCGGCGCGTCACGGGCGGGTCCTTCTCTCGGCGGCTGGGCCCCCAGACTAGGTGCGCTGATCCCGGCCTTCGCTGAACCTGCCTGGCGTGTCCCGATACGGTGGCCACGGCCGCTGAGCGCTCCCCGAGCCCAGCCGACCCACGAGAGCACCCGAAAGCACCCGAGATCACCGAGAGCGAGGCGTCGAGAGTTGTTCTGGCAGCGAGGGCGCGCCGGCGCCGGCCTGGTCGCCACGCTCGTGCTGGGCACGACGCTGGCGGGCTGCTCTGCCGCCTCGGTGCAGAGCCCCGGCCCCGACGAGCCCGCCGCGTCGGCGTCGAGCACGCCGGCCCCCAGCTCCCCGGCACCCTCCGCGCCGGTGACGCTGTCGTTCGGGATCTCCGGGGACGCGACGCTGCGGGCGGCGTACCGCAAGCTGGCGCAGGCCTACACCAACGAGCACCCGGACGTGACGATCGAGGTGGAGCGGGTGCCCGGCGACGAGGGTCTGGCCGAGTGGCTGCAGCAGGAAGGCGCACCGGACGTCTTCGTCGCCAGCAACGCGCAGGCGCCGGCCCTGGTCGAGAACGACCTGGTGCAGCCGGTGGACCAGCTGCTCGAGGACCGCGACGTCAGCTTCGGCGACGGCTACCAGCGGTTGGGGCTCGAGGCGTTCAGCGCCGACCAGGCGTTGCAGTGCATGCCGTACGACGTCTCTCCGTTGGTCGTGTTCTACAACCCCGGGCTGGTCCCGTTCCGCCGGCTGGTCGAGCCGGGCGCCGATCCGCTGACCCCGGAGTCGGGGTGGACGTGGGAGCAGTTCACGGAGGCGGCGAGGCTGATGTCGCGCAAGGGCGTCAAGGGCGTCTACGTCGAGCCCAGCCTGCGCACGCTCATGGCCTTCGCGCGCTCCGCGGGCACCGACATCGTCGACGACCCGCGTGAGGCGACCACGCTGACCCTCTCCGACGACGCCACCCGGGCTGCGCTGGAGGAGGTGCTGACGGTGGTCCGCGACCCCGACCTCACGCCCACCGCCCGCCAGCTCGAGCGGCGAGGGGCGATCTCCCGGTTCAGCCACGAGCAGATCGGCATGATCATCGGCACCAGGGCGCTGGTGCCGAAGCTGCGCAAGAACAGCGACTTCGCCTTCGACGTCTTCCCGCTGCCCCGGCTGGGCCGCTCCCGGACCGTCGCGGAGGTCACCGGCTACTGCCTGGCCGCGGACAGCGCGCACACCGAGGCCGCCGCGGACTTCGTCGCCTTCGCGGCCGGGGAGCGCGGCTCGGCCATCCTGGCGGAGACCGGTGCGGTGGTCCCGGCCAACCTGCCGACGCTGAACTCGCTGTCCTTCACCCAACCCGGCGAGCCGCCGCAGAGCGTGCTGGTCTTCGACGACGCCCTGGAGAAGGCGACGCTGGTCCCCTTCGACCCGGGCTGGCCCGAGCTCGTCGCGGCGCTCCAGCCGGACGTGGCGCGGATGTTCAACGAGCCGCTGATCGACCTCGACCAGCTGCTGCCCCAGATGGACGAGCGCTCCCGGGACTTCCTCGAGCCGCTCTCCCCGCAGTGACGCTGCCCTAAACCCGCGCTGAAGCCGCACTGCGCGCTCAGGCCTCGTCGGCCGCCTCGATGATCGCGGTGACGAGGATGTCGCGGGTCAGCTCGACCTGCCAGGGACGGGCGCCGTACTCGGCGAGGCGTTGCCCGACGCGCTCGGGCAGGTCGTCGTCGTCCTTGTCGGCGGGCGGCTCCCAGAGCAGCCGCCGCACGTAGTCGGGGGTGAGCATGTTCTCCACCGGCAGCTTGAGCTCGTCGGCGCGCTCCTTGAGGTTCTCGCGGGCGATGGTGAGCCGGGCGGCCGCCACCGGATCGCGGTCGGCCCAGGCGCGGGGCGGCGGAGGGCCGTCGTAGCGACTCCCGGTG
The DNA window shown above is from Nocardioides mesophilus and carries:
- the arfB gene encoding alternative ribosome rescue aminoacyl-tRNA hydrolase ArfB, which gives rise to MSGLVVRGVEVPDEALSWRFSRSSGPGGQSVNTTDSRVELSLELAGSGLPEHLRERAAARLGRRLVDGVLTVTASEYRSQHRNREAARARLAELLTEVTAPPPPRRRATKPSRGAKERRLAGKKQRGATKALRRRPPTD
- a CDS encoding N(5)-(carboxyethyl)ornithine synthase, yielding MSLGVMARSRKENEHRLALHPRHLSRIPADLRGSVYLERGYGDRFGMADEQLKGWVAGFRSREQLIEECDIILQPKPLLSDIAELRVGQVLWGWPHCVQDEELTQVAIDRKLTLIAFEAMNYWNSDGSFSLHVFHKNNELAGYCSVLHALQLAGATGDYGRKLRAVVIGFGATARGAVTALNALGVHDVDVLTHRGASAVAAPIHSARLVHFDDATASRPSFAVTEKGTVPLAGFLAEHDLIVNCVLQDTDAPLMFMTDDDLAHMTPGTLVVDVSCDEAMGFSWARPTSFNDPTFVVGDNVLYYAVDHSPSYLWNSATWENSEALLPFLPKVLAGAQAWDADPTIRRAIEIRDGIIQNPAILSFQNRAPTHPHWPLAT
- a CDS encoding thioesterase family protein; amino-acid sequence: MAYFERVDRTRFRATRHVSGAWDPVDQHIAPALGLLVHAVELDRGSRGSDHLGVGRLSFDILGTVPVGIVDVAVRVRRPGRTIELVEATMSHAGRDVVLLRAWLMQAADTRPVAATSFPPLAPPDEMEPWDPTDVWPGGFIASAQVRRRQSEPGRASFWVRSSTPLVRDEPVSDLARMAGLLDIANGMTVRADPGEVAFPNVDLTAHLFTAPRGDWLGFDTTVSFGPAGLGLTSSVLHDQDGPVGTLAQSLTVRPR
- a CDS encoding type II toxin-antitoxin system PemK/MazF family toxin; the protein is MTTYSPEIDGEPDPGEVVWAWVPYEDDPAQGKDRPVLVLARRGATLACLYLTSKDHDRDAEDEARYGRYWMDVGTGGWDAEGRDSEVRLDRLLMLAEDEVRREGAAMERAVFDQVVAAARDRGVELPV
- a CDS encoding ABC transporter substrate-binding protein; this encodes MFWQRGRAGAGLVATLVLGTTLAGCSAASVQSPGPDEPAASASSTPAPSSPAPSAPVTLSFGISGDATLRAAYRKLAQAYTNEHPDVTIEVERVPGDEGLAEWLQQEGAPDVFVASNAQAPALVENDLVQPVDQLLEDRDVSFGDGYQRLGLEAFSADQALQCMPYDVSPLVVFYNPGLVPFRRLVEPGADPLTPESGWTWEQFTEAARLMSRKGVKGVYVEPSLRTLMAFARSAGTDIVDDPREATTLTLSDDATRAALEEVLTVVRDPDLTPTARQLERRGAISRFSHEQIGMIIGTRALVPKLRKNSDFAFDVFPLPRLGRSRTVAEVTGYCLAADSAHTEAAADFVAFAAGERGSAILAETGAVVPANLPTLNSLSFTQPGEPPQSVLVFDDALEKATLVPFDPGWPELVAALQPDVARMFNEPLIDLDQLLPQMDERSRDFLEPLSPQ
- a CDS encoding ATP-binding protein; translated protein: MTSSVLWSDTACFPPVPLSAPRARDFVSVRLTEHHLPQLQDAVRLVVSELVTNAIVHAGTPLTVTIEELASQVRVAVHDESPTAPCARTAHQDDTGGRGLAVIERFSSAWGVLPGTRSDKSVWASFAVPPLVPRSRRPRSRGGDD